The Xanthobacter flavus genome includes a window with the following:
- a CDS encoding ABC transporter ATP-binding protein, with the protein MNDGAQVAAQAAALEIEAVSHAFGARRALDGVSLTVPAGCFVALLGPNGAGKTTLFSLATRLYATREGRVRIFGHDLSRAPSAALAELGVVFQSRTLDLDLSVRQNLAYHGALHGMAGREVKARIAELLALVGLADRIDDKVRTLSGGQSRRVEIARALIHRPRLLLLDEATVGLDLPSRTAIVEIVRRLVEEEHLAVLWATHIFDEVRGDDLIYVLDKGRIIAHGTAREVTGAHLRPTEARAPEGPTAALEAAFRAMTAARAEDAA; encoded by the coding sequence ATGAACGATGGCGCGCAGGTTGCGGCACAGGCTGCGGCTCTGGAGATCGAGGCGGTGAGCCACGCCTTCGGCGCCCGCCGCGCGCTGGATGGCGTCTCGCTCACCGTTCCAGCCGGCTGCTTCGTCGCGCTGCTGGGGCCGAACGGCGCCGGCAAGACCACTCTGTTCTCACTGGCGACGCGGCTCTATGCGACGCGCGAGGGCCGGGTGCGCATCTTCGGCCATGACCTTTCCCGCGCGCCCTCCGCCGCACTGGCGGAGCTGGGCGTGGTGTTCCAGAGCCGCACCCTCGACCTCGATCTGTCGGTGCGGCAGAACCTTGCCTATCACGGCGCCCTGCACGGCATGGCGGGACGGGAGGTGAAGGCCCGCATCGCCGAACTGCTGGCGCTGGTGGGCCTCGCCGACCGCATCGACGACAAGGTGCGAACCCTCTCGGGCGGCCAGTCGCGGCGGGTGGAGATCGCCCGCGCGCTCATCCACCGCCCCCGCCTGCTGCTGCTGGACGAGGCGACGGTGGGGCTCGATCTGCCGTCGCGCACGGCCATCGTCGAGATCGTGCGGCGGCTGGTGGAGGAGGAGCATCTCGCGGTGCTGTGGGCGACCCACATCTTCGACGAGGTGCGGGGCGACGATCTCATCTATGTGCTCGACAAGGGCCGCATCATCGCCCACGGCACCGCGCGCGAGGTGACCGGCGCGCATCTGCGGCCGACGGAGGCGCGCGCGCCCGAAGGCCCGACGGCGGCTTTGGAGGCCGCCTTCCGGGCCATGACGGCGGCACGGGCGGAGGACGCGGCATGA
- a CDS encoding ABC transporter permease codes for MSEASVGKRPAAPGRHLGPAGYIVCLTGIVGRELTRFVQQKERFLSALVRPLVWLFIFAAGFRSTLGVSIIPPYETYVLYEVYVTPGLAVMIQLFNGMQSSLSMVYDREVGSMRVLLTSPFPRWYLLLCKLVAGVSVSLAQVYVFLAIARLWEVDIPPMGYLTALPAFILTGLMLGSIGLVISSLIRQLENFASVMNFVIFPMFFASSALYPLWRIRDASETLYIVCLINPFTHAVELVRNALYGVFEPQAFAVVAGTTIVFFALAVVAYDPGRGIMGRRGGPKGEAA; via the coding sequence ATGAGCGAGGCCAGCGTCGGAAAAAGACCCGCCGCGCCGGGCCGCCACCTTGGCCCGGCCGGCTATATCGTGTGCCTCACCGGCATCGTCGGCCGCGAGCTGACGCGCTTCGTGCAGCAGAAGGAGCGCTTCCTCTCGGCGCTGGTGCGGCCGCTGGTGTGGCTCTTCATCTTCGCCGCCGGCTTCCGCTCGACGCTCGGCGTCTCGATCATCCCGCCCTACGAGACCTACGTGCTCTACGAGGTCTATGTGACGCCCGGCCTCGCGGTGATGATCCAGCTCTTCAACGGCATGCAGTCGTCCCTCTCCATGGTCTACGACCGGGAGGTGGGCTCCATGCGGGTGCTGCTGACGAGCCCGTTCCCGCGCTGGTATCTCCTGCTTTGCAAGCTGGTGGCCGGGGTCAGCGTGTCGCTGGCGCAGGTCTATGTCTTCCTCGCCATCGCCCGGCTGTGGGAGGTGGACATCCCGCCCATGGGCTATCTCACCGCGCTGCCCGCCTTCATCCTCACCGGGCTGATGCTGGGATCCATCGGCCTCGTCATCTCCTCGCTGATCCGGCAGCTGGAAAACTTCGCGAGCGTGATGAACTTCGTGATCTTCCCGATGTTCTTCGCCTCGTCCGCGCTCTACCCGCTGTGGCGCATCCGCGATGCCAGCGAGACGCTCTACATCGTCTGCCTCATCAACCCCTTCACCCATGCCGTGGAGCTGGTGCGCAACGCGCTCTACGGCGTGTTCGAGCCGCAGGCCTTCGCGGTCGTCGCCGGCACCACCATCGTCTTCTTCGCCCTCGCCGTCGTCGCCTACGATCCGGGCCGCGGCATCATGGGGCGGCGGGGCGGACCAAAAGGAGAAGCCGCGTGA
- a CDS encoding YVTN family beta-propeller repeat protein: MIPTVPRRLVALLAGAAALTAADVASAYTVYVSNERGNSITVIDSTTLEAKQTVKIGRRPRGITMSPDGKVLFLCASDDHAVLAIDPATLKVTRKLKSGPDPELFALHPSGNPLYIANEDDNQVTVLDVEQNKVVAQVPVGTEPEGMAVSPDGATLVATSETTSMAHFIDTKTNKIIANVLVDARPRFAEFSKNGKRLWVSAEIGGTVSVIDPETRKIIHKVTFQIPGVSKEAIQPVGVRLTKDGKTAFVALGPANRVAVVNAETFEVQKYLLVGQRVWQLAFTPDEKLLFTTNGNSNDVSVIDVQDLKVLKSIKVGGAPWGVVVSPQ, encoded by the coding sequence ATGATCCCGACCGTCCCGCGCCGCCTCGTTGCCCTTCTCGCCGGCGCCGCCGCGCTGACGGCGGCGGATGTGGCCTCGGCCTATACGGTCTACGTCTCCAACGAGCGCGGCAATTCCATCACCGTCATCGATTCCACCACGCTGGAAGCCAAGCAGACGGTGAAGATCGGCCGCCGGCCGCGCGGCATCACCATGAGCCCGGACGGGAAGGTGCTCTTCCTGTGCGCCAGCGACGACCACGCGGTGCTGGCCATCGATCCCGCGACGCTCAAGGTCACGCGCAAGCTGAAGTCCGGTCCCGATCCGGAACTCTTCGCCCTGCATCCCTCGGGCAATCCGCTCTACATCGCCAATGAGGACGACAACCAGGTCACGGTCCTCGATGTGGAGCAGAACAAGGTGGTGGCGCAGGTGCCGGTGGGCACCGAGCCGGAAGGCATGGCCGTGAGCCCGGACGGGGCGACGCTGGTCGCCACGTCCGAAACCACCAGCATGGCGCATTTCATCGACACCAAAACCAACAAGATCATCGCCAACGTACTGGTGGACGCGCGGCCGCGCTTCGCCGAATTCTCCAAGAATGGCAAGCGCCTGTGGGTCTCGGCCGAGATCGGCGGCACGGTATCCGTGATCGATCCCGAAACGCGCAAGATCATCCACAAGGTCACGTTCCAGATCCCCGGCGTGTCCAAGGAGGCGATCCAGCCCGTGGGCGTGCGCCTGACCAAGGACGGCAAGACCGCCTTCGTCGCGCTGGGCCCGGCGAACCGCGTGGCGGTGGTGAATGCCGAGACCTTCGAGGTGCAGAAATATCTCCTCGTCGGGCAGCGCGTGTGGCAGCTCGCCTTCACCCCGGACGAGAAGCTGCTCTTCACCACCAACGGCAATTCCAACGACGTTTCGGTGATCGACGTTCAGGACCTCAAGGTGCTGAAGTCCATCAAGGTCGGCGGCGCGCCGTGGGGCGTGGTGGTCTCGCCGCAATGA